The following proteins come from a genomic window of Pararhodobacter sp.:
- a CDS encoding sugar ABC transporter substrate-binding protein, translated as MKNLVKSVVGVAALMCGTSAIAQDAVQVGIVAVNYNSPSIQVQTDAAVAAAEARGWEVEMYDGQGDQVATNNAAIAFIDRGFDAIINIASANTQMSAVIAYANNAGVPFTSTFSGLVPGIVADIGSNNTADAAIAALELVGRIDGQGHVVKFNWNVLPALRERDQGFHAVVDEYPGITLTEIEVRVPGQVDDAFAQMTNLLLANDDIVAVWVAWDELASPVARAIEQAGRADDIFVASQDGVDEVVSLIRDGSPVALTVAYNVPQMGVTAVDVTAAALNGEFPTSRALTLKPCLITQATAPAEGEAIDFANCTLFSGQ; from the coding sequence ATGAAAAATCTTGTGAAAAGCGTGGTCGGCGTTGCGGCGCTGATGTGCGGCACGTCAGCCATCGCGCAAGACGCGGTTCAGGTCGGCATCGTCGCCGTGAACTACAACTCGCCGTCTATTCAGGTGCAGACCGATGCAGCCGTTGCCGCTGCAGAAGCGCGCGGCTGGGAAGTCGAGATGTACGACGGGCAGGGTGATCAGGTCGCGACCAACAACGCGGCCATCGCCTTTATTGATCGTGGTTTTGACGCCATCATCAACATCGCCTCGGCGAACACGCAAATGAGCGCGGTCATTGCCTACGCCAACAACGCAGGCGTGCCGTTCACGTCTACATTCTCGGGTCTTGTGCCGGGGATCGTCGCCGACATCGGCTCGAACAATACCGCTGACGCGGCGATTGCCGCACTGGAGCTGGTCGGACGGATCGACGGTCAAGGTCATGTGGTCAAATTCAACTGGAATGTGCTGCCCGCCCTGCGTGAGCGCGATCAAGGGTTCCACGCGGTCGTCGACGAATATCCCGGCATCACCCTGACCGAAATCGAGGTCCGGGTGCCAGGTCAGGTTGACGATGCCTTTGCGCAGATGACCAATCTGCTGCTGGCCAATGATGATATCGTCGCGGTCTGGGTCGCCTGGGATGAACTGGCCAGCCCGGTCGCGCGGGCTATCGAACAAGCCGGACGGGCTGATGACATCTTTGTCGCGTCGCAGGACGGCGTCGATGAGGTGGTATCGCTGATCCGCGACGGCAGTCCCGTTGCCCTGACGGTCGCCTACAACGTGCCCCAGATGGGTGTCACGGCTGTCGATGTGACCGCCGCCGCGCTGAACGGTGAATTCCCGACCAGTCGCGCGCTGACCTTGAAGCCCTGCCTGATCACGCAGGCCACAGCACCGGCCGAAGGCGAAGCCATCGACTTTGCCAACTGCACGTTGTTCTCGGGTCAATAA
- a CDS encoding acyl-CoA dehydrogenase C-terminal domain-containing protein, which translates to MLEAECARVDTVLRDALDRPGPEVLAHGTAVLSAYGHLVMGWLWLDIALTAARTSGDPAVTDGKIWACRYFFDHEMPLIAGWLAPLAAGSSVTADAPRHAL; encoded by the coding sequence GTGTTGGAGGCGGAATGTGCACGCGTTGACACCGTTTTGCGCGACGCGTTGGACCGGCCTGGTCCCGAGGTTCTGGCCCATGGGACCGCGGTCTTGTCGGCCTACGGACATCTGGTGATGGGCTGGTTGTGGCTGGATATCGCCTTGACGGCTGCGCGGACCTCTGGTGACCCGGCGGTGACCGATGGCAAGATCTGGGCCTGTCGCTATTTCTTTGACCACGAGATGCCGTTGATTGCAGGATGGCTTGCGCCCCTTGCAGCCGGATCATCCGTGACCGCCGACGCGCCGCGCCATGCCCTATGA
- a CDS encoding class I adenylate-forming enzyme family protein, translated as MFALSFIAKAGANILPVSGGYDPTEMKTLIATTPNLTFFAPSTLLNRMVADLRGVTLDNIRTILTGAGPIYLEDMKRWLAAFGPRIWNGYGQGETPCTITALPKPVLWDAYEQNDTARMGSVGIARTGTSVQIANPDGSSVENGAIGEVLVRGETVMAGYMNNPAATAEALAGGWLHTGDLARMDDHGFVTLLDRQKDVIITGGMNVYAREVEEVLLSHAAVAECAVIGVKDADWGESVIALIVTRAPCDVADLDSLCLDRLARFKRPKRYEIVASLPKNAAGKVLKAALRRQWADPMP; from the coding sequence TTGTTCGCGCTTTCCTTTATCGCCAAGGCCGGGGCCAATATCTTGCCGGTCTCCGGTGGGTATGACCCGACCGAGATGAAAACCCTCATCGCCACCACGCCCAATCTGACGTTCTTCGCGCCCTCAACCCTGCTTAACCGGATGGTGGCCGACCTGCGCGGCGTCACACTGGACAATATTCGCACGATTCTGACCGGCGCAGGGCCGATCTATCTTGAGGATATGAAACGCTGGCTTGCGGCCTTTGGCCCGCGGATCTGGAATGGCTATGGTCAGGGCGAGACGCCGTGCACCATCACCGCCCTGCCCAAACCGGTCCTTTGGGACGCCTATGAACAAAACGACACGGCGCGGATGGGGTCCGTTGGGATTGCCCGTACCGGCACATCGGTCCAAATCGCCAATCCTGATGGCAGCAGCGTTGAAAACGGTGCGATTGGCGAGGTGCTGGTGCGCGGCGAGACGGTCATGGCGGGCTACATGAACAATCCCGCCGCCACGGCCGAGGCGCTGGCGGGTGGCTGGCTTCACACTGGCGATCTGGCCCGGATGGACGATCACGGATTCGTCACGCTGCTGGACAGGCAAAAGGATGTCATCATCACCGGCGGCATGAATGTCTATGCCCGCGAGGTCGAGGAGGTGCTCTTGAGTCATGCCGCCGTCGCCGAATGCGCCGTGATCGGGGTCAAGGATGCCGACTGGGGCGAAAGCGTGATTGCCCTGATCGTGACGCGCGCGCCCTGTGATGTGGCAGACCTTGATTCGCTGTGCCTGGATCGGCTGGCACGCTTCAAGCGACCAAAGCGCTATGAGATTGTTGCAAGCCTTCCAAAGAACGCCGCCGGAAAAGTGCTCAAAGCCGCGTTGCGGCGGCAATGGGCTGACCCAATGCCATGA
- the surE gene encoding 5'/3'-nucleotidase SurE, producing the protein MDLSKHRILLTNDDGIHAPGLQLLERILRRYTDNVWVVAPSEERSGASHSISMHDPIRMRELDDRHFAIKGTPTDCALMGIYEIMPEPPTLMLSGINWGANLAEDITYSGTAAAAMEGALLGVPSVALSQVHSFGHVHWDTAEAFLPQVLEGILTTGFDPGTFVNVNFPPVAAAAVSGVRVTTLGQRAGSFTPVRREDARTKPYYWIKLTYQDGNEHPGTDLRAMADGAVSVTPIQLDMTAHAMKARMERAFD; encoded by the coding sequence ATGGACCTGAGCAAGCACAGAATCCTGCTGACGAATGATGACGGGATCCACGCGCCCGGCCTTCAACTGCTGGAAAGGATCCTGCGTCGCTATACCGACAATGTCTGGGTCGTGGCCCCGTCAGAGGAACGGTCAGGCGCGTCGCATTCGATTTCCATGCATGATCCAATCAGGATGCGCGAACTCGACGACCGGCATTTCGCGATAAAAGGCACGCCCACGGACTGCGCGCTGATGGGCATCTACGAAATCATGCCCGAACCGCCGACGCTGATGCTGTCGGGCATCAACTGGGGTGCCAATCTGGCCGAAGACATTACCTATTCCGGCACCGCCGCTGCGGCGATGGAGGGCGCGCTGCTGGGCGTGCCATCGGTCGCGCTGAGTCAGGTGCATTCCTTCGGCCACGTTCATTGGGACACCGCCGAGGCGTTTTTGCCGCAAGTGCTCGAGGGCATCCTGACGACCGGGTTTGACCCCGGAACCTTCGTCAACGTCAATTTCCCCCCCGTCGCGGCGGCTGCCGTCTCTGGCGTGCGGGTCACGACGCTGGGCCAGCGGGCCGGGTCGTTCACACCGGTGCGGCGCGAAGATGCCCGGACCAAACCCTATTACTGGATCAAGCTGACCTACCAGGACGGCAATGAACATCCGGGCACGGATCTGCGGGCCATGGCGGACGGCGCCGTGTCGGTGACGCCGATTCAACTGGACATGACAGCCCATGCCATGAAAGCCCGCATGGAGCGCGCCTTTGACTGA
- a CDS encoding ABC transporter ATP-binding protein yields MTGVQLTDVVFSRDGRPVFDGLSLKLHESRIGLIGRNGAGKSQLLRLIAGLAAPDQGIVRLGDCDPARNRKAAIAAVGILFQNPDHQIIFPTVDEELSFGLGALGHDKATKHDLVQAMLERFGKADWTGRNVQSLSQGQRHLLCLMAVLLMQPGTILLDEPFAGLDLVTALKLNAILDGLAQRLIHVTHDLPSLAQYDRVIWLDQGRVLGDGAPDVVIPAYRAAMQERAASDRADF; encoded by the coding sequence ATGACAGGTGTGCAGCTGACAGATGTGGTGTTTTCACGCGATGGCCGACCTGTGTTCGACGGGCTGTCGCTGAAGCTGCATGAATCGCGCATCGGTTTGATTGGGCGTAATGGTGCCGGAAAGTCGCAACTCCTGCGGCTGATCGCGGGGCTGGCGGCACCAGATCAGGGAATCGTGCGCCTTGGCGACTGCGACCCTGCCCGTAACCGCAAGGCGGCGATTGCCGCCGTTGGTATCTTGTTCCAGAACCCGGATCACCAGATCATTTTTCCCACCGTGGACGAAGAACTCAGCTTTGGTCTGGGTGCTTTGGGACATGACAAAGCGACCAAGCACGACCTTGTGCAGGCCATGCTGGAACGGTTTGGCAAGGCTGACTGGACGGGACGCAATGTGCAGTCCCTGTCGCAGGGACAGCGGCATCTTTTGTGCTTGATGGCCGTCTTGCTGATGCAGCCCGGCACGATTCTGCTGGATGAACCGTTTGCCGGTCTCGATCTGGTGACGGCGCTGAAATTGAATGCGATCCTGGATGGTCTTGCGCAACGGCTGATCCATGTGACGCATGACCTGCCGTCGCTGGCGCAGTATGATCGCGTGATCTGGCTGGATCAGGGCCGCGTCCTGGGCGATGGCGCGCCGGATGTTGTCATCCCCGCTTACCGCGCCGCGATGCAGGAAAGGGCCGCCAGTGATCGCGCTGACTTCTGA
- a CDS encoding tyrosine-protein phosphatase, translated as MDGAVNFRDIGGYEAAPGRQTRWNTIYRSDSLAALSSEDLKRLTALNLFALSDFRLPSEREKSPDRLPDGHAIHLLTPGFIPTGTEDMLQRLAAGALDAEGIRQEVVHHYRQFATDHLGDYTTTLRMILQADGAPVLLHCTSGKDRTGFGIALLMLIAGCNDHAIEQDYVLTNTYRRDIGFMFRNPVDPESLAMLTSARPEYIHEALITLRRIHGAPDDWLSTLGFDAADRARLRAILTESAMA; from the coding sequence ATGGACGGCGCGGTAAACTTCCGCGACATCGGCGGCTATGAGGCGGCGCCGGGACGCCAGACGCGGTGGAACACAATCTACCGCAGCGATTCGCTGGCCGCCCTGTCATCGGAAGATCTGAAACGACTGACGGCACTGAACCTCTTTGCACTCAGCGATTTTCGCCTGCCCAGTGAACGCGAGAAAAGCCCTGACAGGCTGCCGGATGGCCATGCAATTCACCTCCTGACCCCCGGTTTCATCCCGACCGGAACCGAGGATATGCTTCAGCGTCTTGCGGCAGGGGCACTTGATGCCGAAGGTATTCGCCAAGAGGTCGTTCACCATTACAGGCAGTTTGCGACCGACCATCTGGGCGACTATACCACGACATTGCGCATGATTCTGCAGGCTGATGGCGCGCCGGTGCTGCTGCACTGCACATCGGGCAAAGACCGCACAGGATTCGGAATTGCGTTGCTGATGCTGATCGCGGGGTGCAACGACCATGCGATAGAGCAGGACTATGTCCTGACCAATACCTATCGCCGCGACATCGGATTCATGTTCCGCAATCCCGTTGATCCAGAATCTTTGGCGATGCTGACATCGGCCCGGCCCGAATACATCCACGAGGCTTTGATCACGCTGCGTCGCATCCATGGGGCGCCTGACGACTGGCTGTCCACCTTGGGTTTTGACGCCGCAGATCGTGCGCGGCTGCGTGCCATCCTGACCGAATCGGCAATGGCGTAA
- a CDS encoding AMP-binding protein: MNLAGFLTASARTHGDKPAVIIGQSCYLDYATLARQVAGLGGALLAQGLTKGDRVLLAMSNNPDYLTILFACWQAGLTAVPVNAKLHPREIGYIAQDSASKIVFASPDLADGIAHELPDLPLIVPGTDDFTQMTAHEPIVEAKTEPTDIAWVFYTSGTTGRPKGALLSHRNLSAMAIAYLADVDHLTPPTACCIWPPLRMRQACSRFPLSPRPGPISCRSPVGMTRPR; encoded by the coding sequence ATGAATCTGGCGGGTTTTCTGACCGCCAGCGCCCGCACCCATGGCGACAAGCCCGCCGTAATCATCGGGCAAAGCTGCTATCTGGATTACGCGACCCTTGCCCGGCAGGTGGCCGGGTTGGGGGGGGCCTTGCTTGCACAGGGCCTGACGAAGGGCGACCGTGTTTTGCTGGCCATGTCCAACAACCCTGACTACCTGACAATCCTGTTTGCCTGCTGGCAAGCGGGGCTGACGGCGGTGCCGGTCAACGCCAAACTGCACCCGCGCGAGATCGGATATATCGCGCAGGACAGCGCGTCCAAAATCGTCTTTGCAAGCCCCGATCTGGCCGACGGCATCGCACATGAGCTGCCTGACCTGCCGCTGATTGTGCCGGGCACCGATGATTTCACGCAAATGACCGCCCATGAGCCGATTGTTGAGGCCAAAACAGAACCAACCGATATCGCCTGGGTGTTCTATACCTCGGGCACCACCGGGCGGCCCAAGGGCGCGCTGCTTTCGCACCGCAACCTTTCCGCCATGGCCATCGCGTATCTTGCCGATGTTGATCACCTGACTCCGCCGACAGCCTGCTGCATCTGGCCGCCACTTCGCATGCGTCAGGCTTGTTCGCGCTTTCCTTTATCGCCAAGGCCGGGGCCAATATCTTGCCGGTCTCCGGTGGGTATGACCCGACCGAGATGA
- a CDS encoding acyl-CoA dehydrogenase family protein codes for MPVLSRADLDFLLFDWLQAGDLPNHAGFAGQDGADYSAFLDLAFRLAEGEFLPAWKASDRVEPAFGPEGRVTVEPGTRAAVRAWLDAGMQWATVPEAHGGMGLPMVVATAAMAPVMAAHVAASGFVMLSMANARVIRAAGTPDQIARFAAPQHDGEALGTMCLSEPDTGSSLGDITTRALAEEDHFRLTGRKMWISAADHDVTDQIVHLVLAKIALPDGSLPAGSKGISLFIVPRLLDDGRRNDVEIAGLNHKMGYRGIPNCAVNFGENGGAVGYLLGQPGQGLAIMFQMMNEARINVGLSGAAMAGRAWLLARDYARDRVQGRPLTDKRAVQPVPIDSHPDVRRMLLQARAIAEGSLALCLYSAKLADLADNGDLRAQALLDLLTPVTKSWPSEMGLIACQQAIQVHGGYGYTRDFDVEQLYRDSRLNPIHEGTTGIQGLDLTGRKLLGDGLAGFDLLRNEIAETVRRAPQTRQRPRWRLCWRRNVHALTPFCATRWTGLVPRFWPMGPRSCRPTDIW; via the coding sequence ATGCCTGTGTTATCGCGTGCCGATCTGGATTTTCTGCTGTTTGACTGGTTGCAGGCCGGCGATTTGCCCAATCACGCCGGCTTTGCAGGGCAGGACGGGGCGGACTATTCCGCCTTCCTGGATCTGGCTTTCCGACTGGCCGAGGGTGAGTTTCTGCCTGCCTGGAAGGCGTCTGACCGCGTGGAGCCTGCCTTTGGCCCTGAGGGTCGCGTCACGGTGGAGCCAGGCACGCGCGCTGCTGTGCGCGCCTGGCTGGACGCCGGGATGCAATGGGCAACGGTGCCTGAGGCGCATGGCGGCATGGGCTTGCCGATGGTGGTGGCCACCGCGGCCATGGCCCCCGTCATGGCGGCCCATGTGGCGGCGTCAGGCTTTGTCATGCTGTCGATGGCCAATGCCCGCGTGATCCGCGCTGCAGGAACGCCCGATCAGATTGCCCGCTTTGCCGCCCCCCAGCATGACGGCGAAGCACTGGGCACGATGTGCCTGTCGGAACCCGATACCGGCTCATCATTGGGGGATATCACCACGCGCGCACTCGCCGAAGAAGACCACTTCCGTTTGACCGGCCGCAAGATGTGGATATCGGCAGCGGACCATGATGTGACGGATCAGATCGTGCATCTGGTGCTGGCCAAGATCGCGCTGCCTGATGGATCACTGCCCGCCGGATCAAAGGGGATATCGCTGTTTATCGTGCCGCGCCTGCTGGACGATGGCCGTCGGAACGACGTGGAAATCGCGGGTCTGAACCACAAGATGGGCTACCGGGGCATCCCCAATTGCGCGGTGAATTTTGGTGAAAACGGCGGTGCCGTTGGCTACCTCTTGGGCCAGCCGGGGCAGGGTCTGGCGATCATGTTCCAGATGATGAATGAGGCGCGGATCAATGTCGGGCTATCGGGGGCGGCGATGGCGGGTCGTGCGTGGCTGCTGGCGCGGGACTATGCGCGCGACAGGGTGCAGGGTCGCCCCTTGACCGATAAACGGGCGGTGCAGCCCGTTCCCATCGACAGCCACCCCGATGTGCGGCGCATGCTGTTGCAGGCCCGCGCGATTGCCGAAGGGTCGCTGGCGCTCTGTCTGTATAGCGCGAAACTGGCGGATCTGGCCGACAATGGCGACCTTCGGGCGCAAGCTCTGCTGGATCTGTTGACCCCGGTCACGAAAAGCTGGCCGTCAGAAATGGGCCTGATCGCCTGCCAGCAGGCGATTCAGGTGCATGGCGGCTATGGCTACACGCGCGATTTCGATGTTGAGCAACTGTATCGTGACAGTCGCCTGAATCCGATCCACGAAGGCACCACCGGCATTCAGGGTCTCGACCTGACCGGACGCAAACTGCTGGGTGACGGGCTGGCGGGGTTCGACCTGTTGCGCAACGAGATTGCCGAAACGGTTCGGCGCGCGCCGCAGACCCGGCAACGGCCCCGATGGCGACTGTGTTGGAGGCGGAATGTGCACGCGTTGACACCGTTTTGCGCGACGCGTTGGACCGGCCTGGTCCCGAGGTTCTGGCCCATGGGACCGCGGTCTTGTCGGCCTACGGACATCTGGTGA
- a CDS encoding sugar ABC transporter ATP-binding protein, giving the protein MLGTVVDSQTTPDLAPVLEVRGMRKEFPGTLALDDVSLSVRRGEIHALLGENGAGKSTLIKCICGAYAPTAGEVLVEGHPASFSTPREAVDAGIAVVHQHLNLVPNLTVAENLWLGEAMPRRLGLVDWPRVHARASQVLADMGLEIATNADIGSLRPDQLAMISIAKAVSGNARIIILDEPTNALLPHEVDRLFDQMRALAAKGHSFLYVSHRLSEVFEIADRATVLRDGRNAGVFERDEMDRRSVVEAIVGKKGALAERRTHSNIRPEIVMEVCDLEGGRAKGVSFGLHAGEIIGVAGLPGSGAEDVLNLLFGRSHRVAGEVRVQGLNQPLRTPGQAIAAGIALVPADRLAEAVFHAESIRANISMPSLSRYLREPLLRLINRGAESAATTEVATRMRVRMPGIETKIDDLSGGNQQKVVLGRWLSTGARIFLLNSPTAAVDVGAKAEIYDLIHELAADGVGVVFASTELEEYALVCDRVLVFSGGQVVSELSGDALTEGNIMTLAAGGELHDVN; this is encoded by the coding sequence ATGCTCGGCACGGTTGTCGATTCCCAAACAACACCTGATCTGGCGCCCGTTCTGGAAGTGCGGGGCATGCGCAAGGAATTCCCGGGCACACTGGCGCTGGACGATGTGTCTCTGTCGGTGCGCCGGGGCGAAATTCATGCCTTGCTGGGCGAAAACGGTGCCGGCAAGTCAACCTTGATCAAGTGCATTTGCGGGGCCTATGCGCCGACCGCAGGAGAGGTGCTGGTCGAGGGACACCCCGCGTCGTTTTCGACGCCCCGGGAGGCGGTCGATGCGGGCATTGCGGTTGTCCATCAACATCTCAATCTGGTCCCCAATCTGACCGTCGCCGAAAACCTGTGGCTGGGTGAGGCGATGCCTCGCCGCCTGGGCTTGGTGGATTGGCCACGCGTCCACGCGCGCGCGTCGCAGGTTCTGGCCGATATGGGGCTGGAGATTGCGACCAACGCCGATATCGGAAGCCTGCGCCCTGACCAGTTGGCGATGATCTCCATCGCCAAGGCCGTGTCTGGAAATGCGCGGATCATCATTCTGGATGAGCCGACAAATGCGCTGCTGCCGCACGAGGTTGACCGGCTGTTCGACCAGATGCGCGCGTTGGCGGCCAAGGGTCATTCCTTTCTCTACGTCAGCCACCGCTTGTCCGAGGTTTTCGAAATCGCTGACCGGGCCACTGTGTTGCGCGATGGGCGTAACGCGGGGGTATTCGAACGCGATGAGATGGATCGCCGGAGCGTCGTCGAGGCGATCGTCGGCAAGAAAGGCGCGTTGGCGGAACGCCGGACGCATAGCAACATCCGCCCCGAGATCGTGATGGAGGTTTGCGACCTCGAGGGCGGGCGGGCGAAAGGGGTCAGTTTCGGCCTGCATGCCGGTGAGATCATCGGCGTGGCAGGCCTGCCAGGATCCGGTGCCGAGGATGTGTTGAACTTGCTGTTTGGCCGCAGCCATCGCGTCGCTGGAGAAGTCCGGGTGCAGGGCTTGAACCAGCCGTTGCGCACCCCCGGGCAGGCGATCGCGGCGGGGATCGCGCTGGTGCCTGCCGACCGTCTGGCCGAGGCGGTGTTTCACGCCGAATCAATCCGGGCCAACATCTCGATGCCGTCGCTGTCGCGCTATCTGCGCGAGCCATTGTTGCGCCTGATCAACCGTGGTGCAGAAAGCGCCGCGACGACCGAGGTTGCCACCCGCATGCGCGTGCGCATGCCGGGGATTGAAACCAAGATCGACGATCTGTCGGGCGGTAATCAGCAAAAGGTCGTCTTGGGGCGCTGGCTGTCAACCGGCGCCCGAATCTTTCTGCTCAACTCGCCGACGGCGGCTGTCGATGTCGGCGCCAAGGCGGAAATATATGACCTTATTCATGAACTTGCGGCTGATGGTGTGGGTGTTGTCTTTGCCTCGACCGAACTCGAGGAATACGCTCTGGTCTGCGACCGTGTGCTCGTCTTTTCGGGTGGGCAGGTGGTCAGTGAGCTGTCCGGAGACGCCTTGACAGAGGGAAACATCATGACTTTGGCCGCCGGAGGAGAACTGCACGATGTCAACTGA
- a CDS encoding ABC transporter permease → MSTERRFDWMGFLSRYGTILSLIVLIAIFSIGRPEVFPSVRNMFNILNQVAILGIIALGLTVCMVVGLFDLSIGAMATFGGYFAARFLMEIGSDSVWVVIFVILVVLFLAMLIGMINGALTSYLGISPIVETLAMSFIVSGVILGVSKGRTVNSSDIPMAFQVIGQGRIYGIPAPVLILVATAFVLWIFLEHTQSGRNMYAIGGNKEAARLSGISFQKYALMAMAIGAACAALGGLVAGANLGAGRPQGVGETYLLNAFVAVFIGASTLKPGKFHVLGTFVGVLLIGVISNGLSTLGVATFWQYIVQGTILILALISASGKTARRA, encoded by the coding sequence ATGTCAACTGAACGCCGTTTCGACTGGATGGGATTTCTGTCGCGCTATGGCACGATCCTGTCGCTGATCGTGCTGATTGCGATATTTTCCATCGGTCGCCCCGAAGTGTTCCCCAGCGTGCGGAACATGTTCAATATTCTCAATCAGGTTGCAATCCTGGGGATCATCGCCTTGGGCTTGACGGTCTGCATGGTGGTGGGGCTTTTCGATCTGTCCATCGGCGCCATGGCCACCTTTGGCGGGTATTTTGCAGCACGGTTCCTGATGGAGATCGGCAGCGATTCCGTTTGGGTCGTGATCTTCGTCATTCTGGTCGTGCTGTTTCTGGCCATGTTGATCGGTATGATCAACGGCGCGCTGACGTCGTATCTGGGCATCTCGCCCATCGTGGAAACACTGGCGATGTCGTTCATCGTTTCAGGTGTAATCCTGGGCGTTTCCAAGGGCCGGACGGTGAATTCATCGGATATTCCGATGGCGTTTCAGGTGATCGGGCAGGGGCGCATCTATGGCATTCCGGCACCTGTTCTGATTCTGGTGGCCACGGCCTTTGTGTTGTGGATCTTTCTGGAGCACACACAATCGGGCCGCAACATGTATGCGATTGGCGGAAACAAGGAAGCTGCGCGCCTGTCCGGCATCAGTTTCCAGAAATATGCCCTGATGGCGATGGCCATCGGGGCTGCCTGTGCCGCATTGGGTGGGCTGGTGGCAGGCGCAAATCTTGGTGCGGGTCGCCCGCAAGGGGTGGGTGAGACCTATCTGCTGAACGCCTTTGTCGCGGTCTTCATTGGGGCCTCGACGCTGAAACCCGGAAAATTTCATGTGCTGGGCACTTTTGTCGGCGTCCTTCTGATCGGCGTCATCAGCAATGGTCTGTCCACACTTGGAGTGGCAACCTTCTGGCAATACATCGTGCAGGGTACGATCTTGATTCTGGCGCTGATTTCCGCCAGCGGAAAGACTGCAAGACGAGCCTGA
- a CDS encoding thiolase family protein, with protein sequence MEAVYVMGVGMTPFGRHPGLSVRDMAIAAVTDALADAGIDARDVGAVTFANAVQGAMEGQFGIRGQVALRDLPFDAVPIINVENACASATTALHLAMMQVQSGQTDIALAVGAEKMVHPDGALSMAAFEGSWDRADRDNVIDRLRALGRGMETPPGEAARETPHTVFMDVYGAFAKFHMARYGTTQRQLAVIAAKNHGHSVHNTRSQYRKAFTVDEVLAARLIAWPMTLPMCSPISDGAAAAVVVSAAKARELGLTRAARIRAAVLMNGGRRADDDLERHISRRASQKAYTMAGLGPQDIDLVECHDATAFGELQQSELLGFCALGEGGALAESGATALGGRIPFNPSGGLESKGHPIGATGLGQIFELVTQLRGEAGARQVEGARMALAENGGGLMGVEEAAVAITILERAS encoded by the coding sequence ATGGAAGCAGTCTATGTGATGGGTGTCGGCATGACACCGTTCGGCAGGCATCCGGGCCTGTCGGTGCGCGATATGGCGATAGCGGCGGTGACCGACGCCCTGGCCGATGCTGGAATCGACGCGCGCGATGTGGGTGCGGTCACCTTTGCCAATGCCGTGCAAGGCGCGATGGAGGGACAGTTCGGCATTCGCGGACAGGTCGCGCTGCGCGATCTTCCGTTTGATGCCGTACCGATCATCAATGTTGAAAACGCCTGCGCCTCGGCGACCACGGCGCTTCATCTGGCGATGATGCAGGTGCAATCGGGCCAGACCGATATCGCGCTGGCGGTTGGGGCAGAAAAGATGGTCCACCCCGATGGGGCTCTTTCCATGGCCGCATTCGAGGGCAGTTGGGATCGCGCCGACCGCGACAACGTCATCGACCGGCTGCGGGCGCTTGGCCGCGGGATGGAAACGCCTCCGGGCGAGGCAGCGCGCGAAACGCCGCATACTGTTTTCATGGATGTTTACGGGGCCTTTGCCAAGTTTCACATGGCCCGCTATGGCACCACGCAACGCCAATTGGCCGTGATTGCAGCGAAAAATCACGGCCATTCCGTCCACAATACCCGGTCGCAATACCGCAAGGCCTTTACCGTGGACGAGGTTCTGGCCGCGCGCCTGATTGCCTGGCCCATGACGCTGCCGATGTGTTCTCCGATCAGTGACGGCGCGGCGGCGGCTGTCGTTGTGTCGGCGGCCAAAGCGCGCGAGTTGGGGCTGACGCGCGCGGCGCGCATTCGCGCAGCCGTCCTGATGAACGGCGGTCGGCGGGCTGATGACGATCTGGAGCGCCACATCTCGCGCCGAGCCTCGCAAAAAGCCTATACCATGGCCGGACTTGGACCGCAGGACATCGACCTTGTCGAATGCCACGATGCGACCGCGTTCGGCGAGCTTCAGCAATCCGAATTGCTGGGGTTCTGTGCCTTGGGCGAAGGTGGGGCGCTTGCCGAAAGCGGCGCGACCGCACTGGGCGGCCGCATCCCGTTCAACCCGTCGGGCGGGCTGGAATCCAAAGGCCATCCCATTGGGGCGACAGGTCTGGGGCAAATTTTCGAACTGGTGACGCAACTCCGGGGCGAGGCTGGGGCGCGTCAGGTCGAGGGCGCGCGCATGGCATTGGCCGAAAATGGCGGCGGCCTGATGGGTGTCGAAGAAGCGGCCGTCGCCATCACGATTCTGGAACGCGCATCATGA